The sequence AGCAATGGCAATGGACTCATCACATTTGATTTGGATTGATCTTGAAATGACCGGGCTTGATCCGGACCGTGACTTAATCATTGAAATAGCCACAATCGTAACGGATAAAGATCTGAATATACTGGCAGAAGGCCCTGTTATGGCGGTCCATCAATCCGATGCCGCTCTGGCAGCAATGGATGAGTGGAATCAAACGCACCACGGCGCGTCAGGTCTCATTGAAAGGGTAAGGTCTTCTACCTTCAATGATGCTGAAGCGGAGTCTAAAACACTGGCGTTTTTGAAAGAGTGGGTGCCTGAAAAGACCTCGCCGATGTGTGGTAACAGTATTGGTCAGGACAGGCGTTTTCTGTACCGGTATATGCCGCAGTTAGAGGCCTTTTTTCATTACCGGAATTTGGATGTTTCAACACTCAAGGAACTTGCTGCCCGCTGGGCGCCTCACTTAAAAGACGGCTTTACCAAGAAGGCTGCGCACAGAGCCTTGGATGATATTGTTGAATCGATTGAAGAGTTACGTTTCTACCGCACACATTTCATTAAGTTCTGATCATACCCGGTCCCATTCAATTTATTCAAAATACAAAAGGCACGCCCTAATCCAAGTCGTTAGCTTGTTTCCGGTCTGCTTATTGATTTCAGGGAATCTTCCCTTCGTCGTTTAACACAACTTTAAAGGTAAACAAGCACTATGCTAGATCCGCGTTTATTCAGATCCGATCTTGATTATATCCGCCAGCAATTAGATCGCCGTTCATTTCAATTCGATACCGATGGCTATATCAAATTGGAAGCACAGCGAAAAGATATTCAAGTCAAAACGCAAGATTTACAAAATGAGCGTAATAACCGGTCAAAATTGATTGGTCATGCGAAGGCCAGTGGACAAGACATCCAGCCTTTACTCGATCAAGTTCAGAATTTGGGTGATCAGCTTAAAGAAGCCGAAAATGAACTGGCTGCAGTTCAAGCGCAATTGTCAGAAATCATGGAGGGTATTCCCAATATTTTGGATGAATCGGTTCCCGCAGGACGCAGCGAAGATGAGAATCTGGAGATTTATACCTGGGGTCAAAAAAAGGATTTCACGTTTCAACCTAAAGATCATGTTGAATTGGGCGCCATCGATAAAGGCATGGACTTTGAGTTGGGCGTTAAAATTGCCAGTGCGCGTTTTGTTGTCTTGAAAGGACCTCTGGCTAGATTACAGCGAGCGATTATTCAACTGATGCTGGATACGCATACGTCAGAACACGGTTATACGGAAACTTATGTTCCTTACCTCGCCAATGCAGCAACCTTGAGGGGTACCGGGCAGTTGCCTAAATTCGAACAGGATTTGTTTAAAGTGAATAACGATCCTGCTTTTTATTTGATTCCTACAGCTGAAGTGCCCGTGACCAATATTGTCCGGGACGAAATTGTTGAAGCGAAAGAACTCCCGTTAAAATTCGTTTGTCATACCCCCTGTTTTCGAAGCGAGGCGGGCGCTTACGGCAAAGACGTTAAAGGCATGATTCGCCAGCATCAATTTGAAAAGGTTGAATTGGTCCAAATCGTCAAGCCTGAAGATTCCGCTGCAGCCCATGAACAATTGACTGCGCATGCAGAGGCGATTCTTAAAAAGCTCAACTTGCCTTATCGTAAAGTATTGCTGTGTGCCGGTGATACCGGATTCTCCTCAGCAAAAACCTATGATTTGGAAGTCTGGCTTCCGGGTCAAAATACGTATCGGGAAATATCATCCTGCAGCAATTTTAAGGATTTTCAGGCAAGAAGGCTTCAGGCGAGGTGGCGTAATCCTGAAACCGGTAAGCCTGAGTTACTGCATACACTGAATGGGTCCGGACTTGCTGCAGGGCGAGCCTTGATAGCCGTGATGGAAAATTATCAGGATGAACAAGGCCGTATTCATATTCCTGATGCCTTAATTCCCTACATGGGTGGCTTACAGGTTATAGGCTGATTTCGCCTTTGTCGAACCGGAATTCCGTTATGTTGAGCCTTATACAGCCGGTTTTCCTGTATAGCGCTGAATACATAGCCACAAAATAATAAAATTAACTGAAGAATTATTTCTCATGACGATACGAACACGATTTGCGCCCAGTCCAACCGGTTATTTGCATATTGGTGGTGCCCGCACCGCTTTGTTTTCATGGCTTTATGCCCGCAAGCACGGCGGCAAGTTCATTTTACGAATTGAAGATACCGATTTGGAACGGTCCTCTCAGGAATCAGTGAATGCCATACTGGAAGGCATGACCTGGTTGGGGCTGGAATACGATGAAGGTCCTTTCTATCAGACGCACCGGTTTGATCGATACAAGGAAGTCATTCAGCAATTATTGAATCAAGGTGACGCTTACTATTGTTATTGTTCCAAGGAGGAACTGGAGCAGTTACGTAATGAACAGATGGCTAATAAAGAAAAGCCCCGGTACAACGGCAAATGTCGCCAGGAAAGCTATTTTGTGGAAGGCCAGGAGCCTGTCATACGATTTAAAAATCCTGAAGACGGTGCTGTGACCATCAATGATTTGGTCAAGGGGGATATTGTCGTTGCCAACAAGGAATTGGATGATTTGATCATCGCCCGTTCCGATGGAACCCCAACGTATAATTTGACCGTTGTTGTTGATGATATGGATATGGGGGTAACGCATGTTATTCGGGGCGACGACCATATCAACAATACGCCCAGACAGATGAATATTCTTAAGGCGTTAGGTGCCAATGTGCCCGAATATGCTCATTTGCCGATGATTTTGGGTTCGGATGGCGCGCGGCTATCCAAGCGGCACGGGGCGGTCAGTGTCATGCAATACCGGGACGACGGATTTTTGCCTGAGGCATTATTGAATTATTTAGTTCGGCTGGGATGGTCTCATGGTGATCAGGAAATATTTTCACTGGATGAAATGGTCGAATTCTTTGATTTAGAGCAGGTTAATGTTTCTGCTTCTTCATTTAACCGTGAAAAGCTGGTTTGGCTCAATCATCACTATATTATGACCTCAGATCCGGCGCATGTGGCCAGGCATTTAAGCTGGCATATAGGGCAAAAGGAAATCGATCCAACCGATGGTCCTGATTTGGTTGAAGTTGTCAAAGTCCAAAGAGAACGGTGTAAAACACTGGTTGAAATGGCTGAAGCCAGTCTTTATTTTTACAAGGAATTTGAAGCATACGAAGAAAAAGCGGCCAAAAAGAATTTAACCACCGAAGCGGCTCTTGTGCTTCAAGGGCTGCATGAGCGCTTTTCTAGTGTTGAAGATTGGCGCAGTGATAAGTTGCATCAGATTGTTCAGGCATTTGCAGAGGACAGACAATTAAATTTAGGAAAAGTAGCCCAGCCGTTGCGTGTTGCAGTCATGGGTTCATCGGTTTCGCCGGCTATTGACGCGACATTAACGCTTTTAGGGAAGCAGAAAACATTGGCCCGGATAGAGCGGGCTATTGCTTATATTAAAACCTTAAATTAGTACTGGACAAGGCCGATTTATTCTGTAGAATACGCGGTCTCAACAGACGGGGCCATAGCTCAGCTGGGAGAGCGCAACACTGGCAGTGTTGAGGTCAGCGGTTCGATCCCGCTTGGCTCCACCAAATCCGTTGATTAATTGTGATTTTAGTCCCCATCGTC comes from Methylicorpusculum oleiharenae and encodes:
- the gltX gene encoding glutamate--tRNA ligase, yielding MTIRTRFAPSPTGYLHIGGARTALFSWLYARKHGGKFILRIEDTDLERSSQESVNAILEGMTWLGLEYDEGPFYQTHRFDRYKEVIQQLLNQGDAYYCYCSKEELEQLRNEQMANKEKPRYNGKCRQESYFVEGQEPVIRFKNPEDGAVTINDLVKGDIVVANKELDDLIIARSDGTPTYNLTVVVDDMDMGVTHVIRGDDHINNTPRQMNILKALGANVPEYAHLPMILGSDGARLSKRHGAVSVMQYRDDGFLPEALLNYLVRLGWSHGDQEIFSLDEMVEFFDLEQVNVSASSFNREKLVWLNHHYIMTSDPAHVARHLSWHIGQKEIDPTDGPDLVEVVKVQRERCKTLVEMAEASLYFYKEFEAYEEKAAKKNLTTEAALVLQGLHERFSSVEDWRSDKLHQIVQAFAEDRQLNLGKVAQPLRVAVMGSSVSPAIDATLTLLGKQKTLARIERAIAYIKTLN
- the serS gene encoding serine--tRNA ligase, with translation MLDPRLFRSDLDYIRQQLDRRSFQFDTDGYIKLEAQRKDIQVKTQDLQNERNNRSKLIGHAKASGQDIQPLLDQVQNLGDQLKEAENELAAVQAQLSEIMEGIPNILDESVPAGRSEDENLEIYTWGQKKDFTFQPKDHVELGAIDKGMDFELGVKIASARFVVLKGPLARLQRAIIQLMLDTHTSEHGYTETYVPYLANAATLRGTGQLPKFEQDLFKVNNDPAFYLIPTAEVPVTNIVRDEIVEAKELPLKFVCHTPCFRSEAGAYGKDVKGMIRQHQFEKVELVQIVKPEDSAAAHEQLTAHAEAILKKLNLPYRKVLLCAGDTGFSSAKTYDLEVWLPGQNTYREISSCSNFKDFQARRLQARWRNPETGKPELLHTLNGSGLAAGRALIAVMENYQDEQGRIHIPDALIPYMGGLQVIG
- the orn gene encoding oligoribonuclease translates to MAMDSSHLIWIDLEMTGLDPDRDLIIEIATIVTDKDLNILAEGPVMAVHQSDAALAAMDEWNQTHHGASGLIERVRSSTFNDAEAESKTLAFLKEWVPEKTSPMCGNSIGQDRRFLYRYMPQLEAFFHYRNLDVSTLKELAARWAPHLKDGFTKKAAHRALDDIVESIEELRFYRTHFIKF